One genomic window of Panicum hallii strain FIL2 chromosome 6, PHallii_v3.1, whole genome shotgun sequence includes the following:
- the LOC112898597 gene encoding heavy metal-associated isoprenylated plant protein 44-like, producing the protein MESTELKVEMVALHEKRVRKCLSKVKGIERVEVEASLQKVVVTGCVNRSKILKALRRVGLRAEPWSPHNELLSAYATTSLMFNNSYSFF; encoded by the exons ATGGAG AGCACGGAGCTGAAAGTGGAGATGGTGGCGCTGCATGAGAAGCGGGTACGGAAATGCCTGTCCAAAGTGAAAG GCATCGAGCGGGTGGAGGTGGAGGCGAGCCTCCAGAAGGTGGTGGTGACGGGGTGCGTGAATCGGAGCAAGATCCTCAAGGCGCTCCGGCGGGTGGGGCTCCGCGCCGAGCCGTGGTCGCCGCACAACGAGCTGCTCAGCGCCTACGCCACCACCAGCCTCATGTTCAACAACTCCTACAGCTTCTTCTGA
- the LOC112897905 gene encoding geranylgeranyl transferase type-2 subunit beta 1-like isoform X2 — MAELAADQHVRYIVTVEKKDSFESLVMEHIRLNGAYWGLTTLDLLHKLHAVDAAEVVDWIMSCYHPESGGFGGNVGHDPHVLYTLSAVQVLCLFDRLDVLDIDKVADYVAGLQNEDGSFSGDIWGEVDTRFSYIALCTLSLLHRLHKINMQKAVDFVVSCKNLDGGFGAMPGGESHAGQIFCCVGALAITGSLHHIDRDLLGWWLCERQCKDGGLNGRPEKLADVCYSWWVLSSLIMIDRVHWIDKEKLAKFILNCQDKENGGISDRPDNAVDIYHTYFGVAGLSLMEYPGVKPMDPAYALPLDVVNRIFLRK; from the exons ATGGCGGAGCTCGCCGCGGACCAGCACGTCCGCTACATCGTCACCGTGGAGAAG AAGGACTCTTTTGAGTCGCTGGTGATGGAGCACATCCGGCTCAACGGCGCCTACTGGGGCCTCACCACACTCGACCTCCTCCACAAGCTCCACGCCGTCGACGCCGCCGAGGTCGTCGACTGGATCATGTCCTGCTACCACCCGGAATCTG GTGGATTTGGAGGGAACGTGGGGCACGACCCGCATGTCCTCTACACGCTAAGCGCCGTGCAAGTCCTCTGCCTCTTCGATCGGCTCGATGTCCTTGACATCGACAAGGTTGCCGATT ATGTTGCTGGACTGCAAAATGAGGATGGATCATTTTCTGGTGATATCTGGGGTGAAGTCGACACTAG GTTCTCGTATATTGCCCTATGTACCTTATCACTACTGCATCGTCTGCATAAAATTAATATGCAAAAGGCTGTAGATTTTGTTGTTAGCTGTAAGAATTTGGATGGTGGATTTGGAGCTATGCCAGGAGGGGAGTCACATGCTGGGCAAA TATTTTGTTGTGTTGGCGCTCTTGCAATCACTGGGTCTCTACATCACATTGATAGAGATCTCCTTGGATGGTGGCTTTGTGAGCGCCAGTGTAAAGACGGAGGACTTAATGGGCGACCTGAGAAACTAGCTGAT GTTTGTTACTCCTGGTGGGTGTTATCAAGCTTGATCATGATTGATAGAGTGCATTGGATTGACAAGGAAAAGCTTGCAAAATTCATACTAAACTGTCAG GATAAAGAGAATGGTGGCATTTCAGACAGACCAGATAATGCAGTAGATATCTATCACACATACTTTGGAGTTGCAG GGCTTTCATTGATGGAGTACCCTGGAGTGAAGCCTATGGATCCTGCCTATGCGTTGCCATTGGATGTTGTCAATCGGATTTTCTTGAGAAAATAG
- the LOC112897744 gene encoding cyclin-dependent kinase B2-1: protein MATLQHQPKPAAAPSTTTGGGLRAMDLYEKLEKVGEGTYGKVYKAREKATGRIVALKKTRLPEDDEGVPPTALREVSLLRMLSQDPHVVRLLDLKQGVNKEGQTILYLVFEYMDTDLKKFIRGHRANHEKIPALTVKILMYQLCKGVAFVHGRGVLHRDLKPHNLLMDRKTMALKIADLGLSRAIIVPLKKYTHEILTLWYRAPEVLLGATHYATPVDIWSVGCIFAELVTNNPLFPGDSELQQLLHIFKLLGTPNEQVWPGVGKLPNWHEYPQWKPTKLSTLVPGLDEDGYDLLGKMLEYEPARRISAKKALEHPYFNDVNKEQY from the exons ATGGCGACGCTCCAGCACCAGCcgaagccggcggcggcgccgtcgacGACCACGGGCGGCGGGCTGCGCGCCATGGACCTGTACGAGAAGCTGGAGAAGGTGGGCGAGGGCACGTACGGGAAGGTGTACAAGGCCCGGGAGAAGGCGACGGGCCGGATCGTGGCGCTGAAGAAGACGCGCCTccccgaggacgacgagggcGTGCCCCCCACCGCGCTGCGGGAGGTCTCGCTGCTGCGGATGTTGTCGCAGGACCCGCACGTGGTGCGCCTGCTCGACCTCAAGCAGGGCGTCAACAAGGAGGGCCAGACCATCCTCTACCTCGTCTTCGAGTACATGGACACCGACCTCAAGAAGTTCATCCGGGGCCACCGCGCCAACCACGAGAAGATCCCCGCGCTCACCGTCAAG ATCCTGATGTACCAACTGTGCAAGGGCGTGGCCTTCGTCCACGGCCGCGGGGTGCTGCATCGCGACCTCAAGCCGCACAACCTGCTCATGGACCGCAAGACCATGGCGCTCAAGATCGCCGACCTCGGCCTCAGCCGCGCCATCATCGTCCCTCTAAAGAAGTACACCCACGAG ATCCTGACGCTGTGGTACAGGGCACCCGAGGTTCTGCTTGGCGCCACGCACTACGCCACGCCGGTTGACATCTGGTCCGTGGGCTGCATATTTG CTGAGTTGGTCACTAACAACCCACTATTCCCCGGGGACTCAGAGTTGCAGCAGCTCCTGCACATCTTCAA GCTGCTTGGCACCCCGAATGAGCAGGTGTGGCCAGGCGTCGGCAAGCTGCCCAACTGGCACGAGTACCcgcagtggaagcccacgaagcTGTCCACTCTTGTCCCCGGTCTCGACGAAGACGGCTACGACCTGCTTGGG AAAATGCTCGAGTACGAGCCGGCGAGGCGGATCTCTGCGAAGAAGGCCCTGGAGCACCCATACTTCAACGATGTGAACAAGGAGCAGTACTGA
- the LOC112897507 gene encoding AT-hook motif nuclear-localized protein 10 — MEVRSEQGLMAGRDLFGMPKSPPAQPASAAMQSVRMAHTADGTPVFAPVTSAAPPSYQPQVGVHGPSMSTAAVTGGNGAIASPGMGEPVAKKKRGRPRKYGSDGSMSLALVPASAATGSPAMGQGSSGPFSLVGLNPANSVSGVSPDGVKKRGRPKGSTNKPRMDALGSTGVGFTPHVITVQAGEDVSSKIMSFSQHGTRAVCVLSANGAISNVTLRQTATSGGTVTYEGRFEILSLSGSFLLIENGGQRSRTGGLSVSLAGPDGRLLGGGVAGLLIAASPIQIVLGSFSSEGKKEPKQHAPSDPVSAPLKVAPTTSMGPNSPPSRGTLSESSGGAGSPPPLHQGMAASNSNQQPPIMSSMPWK; from the exons ATGGAGGTGAGGTCCGAGCAAGGGCTGATGGCGGGCAGGGATCTGTTTGGCATGCCCAAGAGCCCGCCAGCGCAGCCGGCGTCCGCGGCCATGCAGAGCGTGCGCATGGCGCATACCGCAGACGGCACCCCTGTGTTCGCCCCGGTGACCTCGGCAGCGCCGCCGTCTTACCAGCCGCAGGTCGGGGTCCACGGGCCTAGCATGTCCACTGCGGCGGTCACTGGAGGCAATGGCGCCATCGCGTCGCCGGGCATGGGTGAGCCAGTGGCCAAGAAGAAGCGCGGGCGGCCAAGGAAGTACGGATCCGACGGGTCCATGTCGCTGGCATTAGTGCCAGCATCGGCGGCTACAGGGTCGCCGGCGATGGGGCAGGGTTCTTCCGGGCCTTTctcactggtggggctgaatCCGGCGAACTCTGTGTCGGGGGTGTCACCGGACGGAGTGAAGAAGCGGGGCCGGCCCAAGGGTTCTACCAACAAGCCGCGCATGGATGCTCTTG GGTCAACAGGAGTTGGATTTACTCCTCATGTTATTACAGTTCAAGCTGGGGAG GACGTTTCATCGAAGATTATGTCATTTTCTCAGCATGGGACACGTGCGGTTTGCGTTCTTTCAGCAAATGGTGCCATATCAAATGTAACGCTTCGCCAGACTGCTACTTCAGGTGGAACTGTAACATACGAG GGTCGATTTGAGATACTATCACTGTCAGGGTCATTCCTCCTGATAGAGAATGGAGGCCAGCGTAGTCGAACAGGAGGGCTCAGTGTGTCACTGGCGGGTCCTGAtggtcgtctcttgggtggtgGAGTTGCAGGACTTCTCATAGCAGCTTCACCAATTCAG ATAGTATTGGGAAGCTTCAGTTCCGAAGGCAAAAAAGAGCCAAAACAGCATGCTCCTTCAGACCCTGTATCAGCACCACTGAAGGTCGCCCCGACCACCTCTATGGGACCCAACAGCCCCCCTTCAAGAGGCACATTGAGTGAATCATCTGGTGGGGCTGGAAGCCCACCACCACTGCATCAAGGCATGGCTGCTAGCAACAGTAATCAACAACCACCAATCATGTCCAGCATGCCCTGGAAATGA
- the LOC112897095 gene encoding uncharacterized protein LOC112897095: MAPASGFGRVVGNARSFVGNALGGLRGWSNLASWTVAGTLAYYLWVKPARELQKEQEERAALAAASDPYRYVEKRKPIPDPQDTGLSYGKKKEPSKSED; this comes from the exons atgGCGCCGGCGAGCGGGTTTGGCCGGGTGGTGGGGAACGCGCGTTCGTTCGTGGGCAACGCACTGGGCGGGCTCCGCGGGTGGAGCAACCTCGCCTCCTGGACCGTCGCCGGGACCCTCGCCTACTACCTCTGGGTCAAGCCCGCGCGCGAGCTCCAGAAGGAGCAGGAG GAGCGAGCTGCTTTGGCTGCTGCTTCGGATCCTTATCGTTATGTTGAGAAGCGGAAACCAATTCCTGATCCACAG GATACTGGCCTTAGTTACGGGAAGAAAAAGGAGCCTTCAAAATCTGAAGATTAG
- the LOC112897905 gene encoding geranylgeranyl transferase type-2 subunit beta 1-like isoform X1 — MAELAADQHVRYIVTVEKKKDSFESLVMEHIRLNGAYWGLTTLDLLHKLHAVDAAEVVDWIMSCYHPESGGFGGNVGHDPHVLYTLSAVQVLCLFDRLDVLDIDKVADYVAGLQNEDGSFSGDIWGEVDTRFSYIALCTLSLLHRLHKINMQKAVDFVVSCKNLDGGFGAMPGGESHAGQIFCCVGALAITGSLHHIDRDLLGWWLCERQCKDGGLNGRPEKLADVCYSWWVLSSLIMIDRVHWIDKEKLAKFILNCQDKENGGISDRPDNAVDIYHTYFGVAGLSLMEYPGVKPMDPAYALPLDVVNRIFLRK, encoded by the exons ATGGCGGAGCTCGCCGCGGACCAGCACGTCCGCTACATCGTCACCGTGGAGAAG AAGAAGGACTCTTTTGAGTCGCTGGTGATGGAGCACATCCGGCTCAACGGCGCCTACTGGGGCCTCACCACACTCGACCTCCTCCACAAGCTCCACGCCGTCGACGCCGCCGAGGTCGTCGACTGGATCATGTCCTGCTACCACCCGGAATCTG GTGGATTTGGAGGGAACGTGGGGCACGACCCGCATGTCCTCTACACGCTAAGCGCCGTGCAAGTCCTCTGCCTCTTCGATCGGCTCGATGTCCTTGACATCGACAAGGTTGCCGATT ATGTTGCTGGACTGCAAAATGAGGATGGATCATTTTCTGGTGATATCTGGGGTGAAGTCGACACTAG GTTCTCGTATATTGCCCTATGTACCTTATCACTACTGCATCGTCTGCATAAAATTAATATGCAAAAGGCTGTAGATTTTGTTGTTAGCTGTAAGAATTTGGATGGTGGATTTGGAGCTATGCCAGGAGGGGAGTCACATGCTGGGCAAA TATTTTGTTGTGTTGGCGCTCTTGCAATCACTGGGTCTCTACATCACATTGATAGAGATCTCCTTGGATGGTGGCTTTGTGAGCGCCAGTGTAAAGACGGAGGACTTAATGGGCGACCTGAGAAACTAGCTGAT GTTTGTTACTCCTGGTGGGTGTTATCAAGCTTGATCATGATTGATAGAGTGCATTGGATTGACAAGGAAAAGCTTGCAAAATTCATACTAAACTGTCAG GATAAAGAGAATGGTGGCATTTCAGACAGACCAGATAATGCAGTAGATATCTATCACACATACTTTGGAGTTGCAG GGCTTTCATTGATGGAGTACCCTGGAGTGAAGCCTATGGATCCTGCCTATGCGTTGCCATTGGATGTTGTCAATCGGATTTTCTTGAGAAAATAG
- the LOC112897745 gene encoding psbP domain-containing protein 3, chloroplastic, producing MAAVTSSTASLCPAAGLPSSSSPSSSFRRKSSSSSNHGRRLQTAIACHCRPARSTTLLEGGVGRREAVFGILLSAVAAPALAPAGAPADEGTELQEGFTTYEDEANKFSIAVPQGWLIGAGESSGIKSVTAFYPEQAADSNVSVAITGIGPDFTSLKSFGDVDAFAEGLVNGLDRSWQRPPGLAAKLIDSKAANGLYYVEYTLQNPGERRRHILSAIGMAFNGWYNRLYTVTGQYIDDEESEKYRAQIQKAVRSFRLT from the exons ATGGCCGCCGTCACCAGTAGCACCGCTTCCCTCTGCCCGGCCGCCGGCCTCCCTTCCTCCTCGTCACCGTCGTCGTCGTTCAGGCGCAagtccagcagcagcagcaaccacGGGAGGAGGCTGCAGACGGCAATAGCATGCCACTGCCGCCCTGCTCGGTCCACAACTCTACTTGAAGGAGGGGTGGGCCGGAGGGAGGCCGTGTTCGGCATCCTCCTCTCCGCCGTGGCCGCGCCGGCGCTCGCTCCGGCGGGTGCCCCGGCGGACGAGGGCACCG AGTTGCAGGAGGGCTTCACCACGTACGAGGATGAGGCCAACAAGTTCAGCATTGCGGTTCCACAAG GATGGCTGATCGGCGCGGGCGAGTCCAGCGGCATCAAGTCCGTCACGGCGTTCTACCCCGAGCAGGCCGCCGACTCCAACG TCAGCGTCGCCATCACCGGGATCGGGCCGGACTTCACCAGCCTCAAGTCCTTCGGCGACGTCGACGCCTTCGCCGAGGGCCTG GTGAACGGCCTGGACAGGAGCTGGCAGAGGCCGCCGGGGCTCGCCGCGAAGCTCATCGATTCCAAGGCTGCGAACG GTCTGTACTACGTGGAGTACACGCTGCAGAAccccggcgagcggcggcggcacatCCTCTCGGCCATCGGGATGGCGTTCAACGGCTGGTACAACCGCCTCTACACCGTGACAGGCCAG TACATCGACGACGAGGAGTCGGAGAAGTACAGGGCCCAGATACAGAAG GCTGTTCGATCGTTCAGGTTGACATGA
- the LOC112897033 gene encoding disease resistance protein RGA2-like, which translates to MISSIDLCNCKQLTVLPSSIGRNKVLRVLRLGNTKMERLPSSITSLRNLECLDLHECRELVELPKDIGNLEKLHVLNLTKCEKLGGVPVGIGQLSWLQKLGLFALGEGEKFAGISELANLPRIGGELSIRGIYHGLDPEDAYAACLKQMTNLQGLDLWWRMKDEGEVNTEMEQAVLDGLEPPPGIKKLMISGYSGRQYASWMQNRVDGGVNGLPFFPFLRVMTLFKLPNLKHLHGLAELPCLEELVLRAMPCLETISGGPFPLLVKLLMCELPRLEEVWMVAERIMPDEKEGGGCSNSTPHVGQLRVGSCLSNLDIVKCPRLKVKPYLPSSLHKLLLAGRTEQLLQSSNFSQLKKLVVWGNGGLGSGRGWELLQPMTALELLEIQHSSDLIELPESLGNLKSLRSLQVFACSAIRMLPMSLGDLQSLQDLTITICHCFVSFPQSIGRLTSLQVLKILLCDALQQLPKCLGDLRSLRKLYLSGLPRLTCIPQFICHLTSLKELKIGRCPGIKSLPEGLKGLTTLQELDIRGCPDLARHCERGKGEGWHLISHIPRLRIGTGEA; encoded by the coding sequence ATGATTTCAAGCATTGATCTTTGTAATTGCAAGCAGCTTACGGTACTGCCAAGCTCTATTGGCAGAAACAAAGTGCTAAGAGTTTTGAGACTAGGCAACACCAAAATGGAGAGGTTACCATCAAGTATCACATCATTGAGAAATTTGGAGTGTTTGGACCTTCACGAGTGTCGGGAGCTGGTAGAGTTGCCTAAAGACATTGGCAACTTGGAGAAGCTTCATGTTTTGAACCTCACAAAATGTGAAAAATTGGGAGGCGTGCCGGTTGGAATCGGACAGCTTAGTTGGCTACAGAAATTGGGTTTGTTTGCTTTGGGGGAGGGTGAAAAGTTCGCAGGAATCTCAGAACTTGCAAATTTACCTAGGATTGGTGGGGAACTAAGTATCAGAGGTATTTATCATGGGCTGGACCCAGAGGATGCATATGCGGCATGCTTAAAACAAATGACAAATTTACAGGGATTGGACCTATGGTGGAGAATGAAGGACGAGGGTGAGGTGAACACTGAAATGGAGCAGGCTGTCCTTGATGGTTTGGAACCACCACCAGGGATTAAAAAGCTAATGATCAGTGGGTATTCAGGTAGGCAATACGCATCGTGGATGCAAAATCGAGTTGATGGCGGAGTAAATGGGCTTCCTTTCTTCCCATTTTTGAGGGTGATGACGCTATTTAAGTTGCCGAACTTGAAGCATCTACATGGGCTTGCGGAGCTGCCTTGTTTGGAGGAGCTTGTGCTGCGAGCAATGCCTTGTCTTGAGACCATAAGCGGAGGCCCATTTCCTTTGCTGGTGAAGTTACTGATGTGTGAACTGCCTAGGTTGGAAGAGGTGTGGATGGTAGCAGAGAGGATCATGCCTGATGAAAAAGAGGGAGGAGGCTGCAGCAATAGCACACCTCATGTGGGACAGCTCCGAGTTGGTAGTTGCTTATCAAATTTGGATATAGTTAAATGTCCTAGGTTGAAGGTGAAGCCATACCTGCCTTCGTCCCTGCACAAGTTGCTGTTGGCCGGCCGCACCGAGCAGCTGCTGCAGTCCTCCAATTTTAGCCAGCTGAAGAAGCTTGTGGTATGGGGGAACGGAGGATTAGGATCTGGGCGTGGGTGGGAGCTTCTGCAACCAATGACGGCACTCGAGTTATTGGAGATTCAGCATTCCAGTGATCTAATTGAGCTGCCAGAGAGTTTGGGGAACCTCAAGTCCCTCCGGTCTCTGCAGGTGTTTGCATGCTCTGCTATTCGCATGCTGCCCATGTCGCTAGGGGACCTTCAGTCTCTGCAAGATTTGACCATTACGATCTGCCATTGCTTCGTCAGCTTTCCACAATCAATAGGGCGTCTCACATCCCTTCAGGTGCTCAAGATACTATTGTGTGATGCACTTCAGCAATTACCCAAATGCCTGGGAGACCTTCGCTCTCTACGCAAACTCTACCTTTCTGGGCTGCCGCGGCTGACTTGCATTCCCCAATTCATTTGCCACCTCACCTCCCTTAAAGAGCTCAAGATCGGGCGCTGTCCAGGCATCAAATCCTTGCCAGAAGGGTTAAAAGGGCTCACTACTCTGCAGGAACTGGACATTCGTGGCTGCCCTGATCTCGCAAGGCACTGCGAGAGGGGGAAGGGTGAGGGCTGGCACCTCATCTCCCACATCCCTCGTCTGCGGATTGGGACAGGAGAAGCTTGA
- the LOC112897905 gene encoding geranylgeranyl transferase type-2 subunit beta 1-like isoform X3 has protein sequence MAELAADQHVRYIVTVEKKKDSFESLVMEHIRLNGAYWGLTTLDLLHKLHAVDAAEVVDWIMSCYHPESGGFGGNVGHDPHVLYTLSAVQVLCLFDRLDVLDIDKVADCQMLLDCKMRMDHFLVISGVKSTLVFCCVGALAITGSLHHIDRDLLGWWLCERQCKDGGLNGRPEKLADVCYSWWVLSSLIMIDRVHWIDKEKLAKFILNCQDKENGGISDRPDNAVDIYHTYFGVAGLSLMEYPGVKPMDPAYALPLDVVNRIFLRK, from the exons ATGGCGGAGCTCGCCGCGGACCAGCACGTCCGCTACATCGTCACCGTGGAGAAG AAGAAGGACTCTTTTGAGTCGCTGGTGATGGAGCACATCCGGCTCAACGGCGCCTACTGGGGCCTCACCACACTCGACCTCCTCCACAAGCTCCACGCCGTCGACGCCGCCGAGGTCGTCGACTGGATCATGTCCTGCTACCACCCGGAATCTG GTGGATTTGGAGGGAACGTGGGGCACGACCCGCATGTCCTCTACACGCTAAGCGCCGTGCAAGTCCTCTGCCTCTTCGATCGGCTCGATGTCCTTGACATCGACAAGGTTGCCGATT GTCAGATGTTGCTGGACTGCAAAATGAGGATGGATCATTTTCTGGTGATATCTGGGGTGAAGTCGACACTAG TATTTTGTTGTGTTGGCGCTCTTGCAATCACTGGGTCTCTACATCACATTGATAGAGATCTCCTTGGATGGTGGCTTTGTGAGCGCCAGTGTAAAGACGGAGGACTTAATGGGCGACCTGAGAAACTAGCTGAT GTTTGTTACTCCTGGTGGGTGTTATCAAGCTTGATCATGATTGATAGAGTGCATTGGATTGACAAGGAAAAGCTTGCAAAATTCATACTAAACTGTCAG GATAAAGAGAATGGTGGCATTTCAGACAGACCAGATAATGCAGTAGATATCTATCACACATACTTTGGAGTTGCAG GGCTTTCATTGATGGAGTACCCTGGAGTGAAGCCTATGGATCCTGCCTATGCGTTGCCATTGGATGTTGTCAATCGGATTTTCTTGAGAAAATAG
- the LOC112896992 gene encoding 3-hydroxy-3-methylglutaryl-coenzyme A reductase yields the protein MEVRRKVGQQGAAGPAAAAPRQPRVQAGDALPLPIRHTNLIFSALFAASLAYLMRRWREKIRSSTPLHAVGLAEMLAIFGLVASLIYLLSFFGIAFVQSIVSSSDEDEDFLGVGAGAPPPAAAPPARQAPAPCTLLGSPAAAPEKMPEEDEEIVAAVVAGKIPSYVLETRLGDCRRAAGIRREAVRRITGREIEGLPLDGFDYASILGQCCELPVGYVQLPVGIAGPLLLDGQRYYVPMATTEGCLVASTNRGCKAIAESGGATSVVLRDGMTRAPVARLPTARRAAEVRAFLEDPDNFETLSMVFNRSSRFARLQGVQCAMAGRNLYMRFTCSTGDAMGMNMISKGVQNVLDFLQDDFPDMDVISISGNFCSDKKPAAVNWIEGRGKSVVCEAVIKEEVVKKVLKTDVQSLVELNMIKNLAGSAIAGALGGFNAHASNIVTAIFIATGQDPAQNVESSHCITMLESINDGKDLHISVTMPSIEVGTVGGGTQLASQSACLDLLGVKGANRDSPGSNARLLATVVAGGVLAGELSLLSALAAGQLVKSHMKYNRSSKDMTKIVP from the exons ATGGAGGTGCGCCGCAAGGTGGGGCAGCAGGGGGCGGCCggccccgccgcggcggcgccccggCAGCCGAGGGTGCAGGCCGGGGACGCGCTGCCGCTGCCGATCCGGCACACCAACCTCATCTTCTCGGCGCTGTTCGCGGCGTCGCTCGCCTACCTGATGCGCCGGTGGCGCGAGAAGATCCGCAGCTCCACGCCGCTACACGCCGTGGGGCTCGCCGAGATGCTCGCCATCTTCGGCCTCGTCGCCTCGCTCATCTACCTCCTCAGCTTCTTCGGCATCGCCTTCGTGCAGTCCATCGTCTCCTCCAGCGACGAGGACGAGGACTTCCTGGGCGTCGGGGCCGGGGCTCCGCCTCCCGCTgcggcgccgcccgcccggCAGGCGCCGGCCCCGTGCACGCTGCTGGGGAgccccgctgccgcgcccgaGAAAATgccggaggaggacgaggagatcGTCGCCGCGGTCGTCGCCGGGAAGATCCCGTCCTACGTGCTCGAGACCAGGCTCGGGGActgccgccgcgccgcgggGATCCGGCGCGAGGCGGTGCGCAGGATCACGGGGAGGGAGATCGAGGGGCTCCCGCTCGACGGCTTCGATTACGCCTCCATCCTCGGCCAGTGCTGCGAGCTGCCGGTCGGGTACGTGCAGCTGCCCGTGGGCATCGCCGGGCCGCTCCTGCTCGACGGCCAGAGGTACTACGTGCCAATGGCCACCACCGAGGGGTGCCTCGTCGCCAGCACCAACCGCGGATGCAAGGCCATCGCGGAGTCAGGCGGCGCCACCAGCGTCGTGCTCCGCGACGGGATGACCCGCGCCCCCGTCGCCCGCCTCCccaccgcgcgccgcgccgccgaggtCAGGGCATTCCTCGAGGATCCTGACAATTTCGAGACGCTCTCCATGGTTTTCAACAG GTCAAGCAGGTTCGCTAGGCTGCAGGGTGTGCAGTGCGCGATGGCAGGCAGGAACCTGTACATGAGATTCACCTGCAGCACGGGGGACGCCATGGGTATGAACATGATCTCAAAGGGCGTGCAGAATGTGCTGGATTTCCTTCAGGATGACTTCCCTGACATGGATGTCATTAGTATCTCAG GTAACTTTTGCTCTGACAAGAAGCCTGCTGCTGTGAATTGGATTGAAGGGCGTGGGAAGTCTGTGGTTTGTGAGGCAGTTATCAAGGAGGAAGTGGTGAAAAAGGTTCTAAAAACTGATGTGCAGTCACTAGTTGAGCTGAACATGATCAAGAATCTTGCTGGCTCTGCTATTGCCGGAGCTCTTGGGGGTTTCAACGCTCATGCGAGCAATATCGTAACAGCCATCTTCATTGCCACTGGCCAGGATCCCGCACAGAATGTAGAAAGCTCTCACTGCATCACAATGCTGGAATCCATAAATGATGGAAAAGATCTTCACATCTCTGTCACGATGCCATCTATCGAG GTGGGCACAGTTGGGGGAGGGACTCAGCTGGCTTCCCAGTCAGCATGCCTAGACCTCCTCGGCGTGAAAGGCGCGAACCGGGACTCTCCTGGATCAAACGCGAGGCTGCTGGCCACCGTGGTGGCTGGCGGTGTTCTCGCCGGGGAGCTATCCCTCCTGtccgcgctcgccgccggccagctCGTGAAGAGCCACATGAAGTACAACAGATCCAGCAAGGACATGACCAAGATCGTGCCTTGA